The Brassica oleracea var. oleracea cultivar TO1000 chromosome C7, BOL, whole genome shotgun sequence sequence AACACTTTCTTTTCTCGGCTTCCTCGCTGATTTGGAAGGTCTTCTGCGAGGTCTGTTCTTTTTTTCTGACCATCCCGGATGAACCTGATTCCAAAGAACCTGGCCGAAACACCGTTGGATAGTCAGAAAAAAACAAAACAAGAGTTAGTTCCACTGCCCTCAGAGACCTCCGCAACAGCCTTCACTGGCAAGCTTAGACCTTGGTAGGCTTGAAATGCAGACGCCATCAGCTTTTCAGGTTTGAAGTTGATAATTTGATGCTCTTGTTCTGCAATCTTCTTCCCGTAGTCGAATACTATCCCTTTATCTTTGTTAACGAAAGGTGCCTCCAAATGAAGACAAGATCTTTGCACTTCCGGATCCTCTTCAGCTTCTGTGACAGACTTGATCACTTTATCCACCTTAATAACTAGGTCCTTCCATGTGTTTGCCATAAGGTACCTCCTCATTTCTTCTAAGACTTCTTCAGTGATTCGCGGTCGACCTGTCATTGGATTGATATCAACTTGGTTCTCATGCAGTACACCAAAGAGAGGGTCTTGTTCCTGGAGCACCGGTTTTTTCAGAGTCAGCTGTTCCTGGATTTTAGCCCTTCTCACCCTCGCTTCCTCCTGTCTCTTCCGGACTTCCAACGGACAAATTATTTTCTCGTGATTCAACCTTTGACAAGTGAAACATCTTTTTTGAACGTTTTCGTAGCTGAAAAGAACCACGATAGATTTTCCCCCTCCTAGGTCGATGACCTTAGACGTCCTCGGCGGTTTAGCTACATTAAACTTCACCTTCACCCTAACAAAATCCTAGGTAATAGGCTTTGATGGGTCAAAAGCTACTACAATGACTTCTCCGATGATATCTCCCAAGGCCGTTAAAGCCTTTTTAGTGTAAAGCTTCACAAAATTCTTCAAAAACCACCAACTTCTAACTCCCAACCACTTTCTTTTTCTTAAATGCGTGAAGAACAGTAAGAACAAACAAATAAGATTTTCAGTAAAGCAAGCAACTAATGACTCCAAACCCAATGTTATCCTTAATTTTTTTAATAAGAAACGTGTTTTAACCACTTTTCTGTTAACCCCGATGTGAAACGTTACTTAAACTCTTGGATAAAAACCTGAAGCCCACTAGGGGTCGCTAGAGAGAAAAACCTCTCACTAAAAACCTCTCACTTCTCCAATGCATAAAAAAATTCAGTATAAATAGTGTTTATTTTAAAAACATCCATATAAGTAAACTAATTACGACCCAAACACGTGTACGGATGATTTTGAAAAGAGTTTTGTGTCAGAAGACCTTGAAACGTTTTGGTGCGGGAAACTTTTTTTTTGGCCATCTATTTTTTATTAAAAGGCCGAAGCCCAAACCAAAGGGATAAACCAAAACAAAAGAAATGACGTTCAACGACAACACGCGTCAAAGAGACGACCGAAGATGGGGCACGTGTCAAAACCTCAGACAACGAGGGAAAAACACGCGTCACGAAAACTCCATCTCCACCGCTGAGAGAAGCAACGCCGGGGAACTGATCGACGTTTCACCGGACCACACCGGGAACAGGAACTATGACGCAAACAACTTCATCATCTTAGTTTTTTTCACTGGAGAGCATCCATCGAGCATACTCGAGATCTCATCCAAAACACAAAGCAACCACACACGAAGACTAGAATTCCATCATCTACACCTTCATCTCCTAATTTCAGTACATCGGAGAGTATCAATCAACAAAAACCGAGATCTCATCCAACCCAACAAACCATCAAACACAAGAATCAGCAGAGTCACCATTCGGAGCCACTGTCGACTCGAGAGGACAGAACGACGTGATGTCTCGAGTTTTAACCCGATTATCTAACTGCAAGTGCACAGTAAAGTACGCAGTAGTAATGCGGGATCGAATCCACAGGGACCGATGATCACACGTAGAGTTGCAGACAAGTTAATAGCTACAGCGAATCAAGATATATTTTTGATGGTTTTTATTTAATTTTCTTAGGTGTCACAAAACATAAACAAGCTGTAAAAAGATGATTTAAACAATTTGAAAACTATTTTAAAACAAACGTTGGGCATTGAGAATTCTCAGGGATTTCTTTTTATTAAGATACAATTAATGGCAGACACAGGGATATATTAAGAACCGTCTAGAACTCAAACACGATATTAGAATTAACCTACTTCCGTAGCGCTAATTCTCTATGTTATAGAAATCTCCACACTAACTTCCGCTGAGTTTCAATTTCTAAACAAGCATTAAGAACAGGTTCAATATGTTCACAAAGCGCAATAACATCAACTTCCGAGGGTTAAGGACACTTTGCTCATCTAAAGTATTTTCGGAAGTTCAAACAATCACTTTCGGTGCATCAAACAATCTGAAATCATGAACTAAGTGATCAATTCAGTTCAAGCAGTAAGAAATCCATTAGATGAAGAACCAAAACGTAATCCCTTAGTCTACACACGTTTTATGAATCAAAACATCAAGAAATCCCCTATGAGAACCCCTAAACCCAACTAGATGACTACTCACACATAACTAAGCAAGAACAAAACGATTTTGATGAAGAAAACATGATAAGATTGTATTAAAACAGAGTAAAGGTTCAGAAGATCTTCTCCAAATGGTTTTCAGATGAACTCCTTTACAAATCTTCACAAATCACACAAAACAAGTACAAAANNNNNNNNNNNNNNNNNNNNNNNNNNNNNNNNNNNNNNNNNNNNNNNNNNNNNNNNNNNNNNNNNNNNNNNNNNNNNNNNNNNNNNNNNNNNNNNNNNNNNNNNNNNNNNNNNNNNNNNNNNNNNNNNTTTCTGAATTCTTGAGGGGAGTGGGTAAAAAGGAGTGAAAAGCTCGTTTGTGCGTGTGGAGCCCGTAGAGCATGGGATCGGCCGATCCACATGGACCGGATCGGTCGATCTAGGGCATGAAGGCGTGGGATCGGTCGATCCACGTTGTCCGGATCGGTCGATCTGTGGCTCTGTGCGATCAATACTTCATTCGGTCCATTGTTCGGTCCATCTTGCTTCTGAATAAATCCCGAATGCGTTCTTTTCTTTCAAGCTATCTAGTAACCTGCATATTACACTTAAGAACACCAAAACGCATCAAATAGACCAAAACATTAATTAAAACCGACCATTTAATTGCTCCAAAACGAGTTTAAAACCGTTAAAAACACGGAATATCACGACGCGGAGCCTTAAGCTGACCGTTCATCTTCATCGAATAGATATAACGTCGGAGTCAAAAGCCGGCCAACCACCGAAAAGAAGGTGCGACGCCGGAATAAAGAAAAAACAGAGGTAAGAGAAGATCAACACATCCCTACTGACGACGTGTCTTTGTAAGTCCACCGTCGTCGGCCGAAGAAAACTGTGGTCGGGAAAAGAAATGCTTGCTTTTAGTGAGAAGATGGAGGATTTCTAGAGAGAGAACAGTTTGTTGATGTTTTGTAAATGCGGAAAACTTTCTTAATTTTGAACAGTGAAATATCGATCAATTAAAATAAAAATATAGCTAAATTTGTATTTAGCTGTATTAAACATTTATAGAAATTTAGTTGTTTATTATAAAGTATCTACTCTATTAATTTAAGGTCCTAAAATTTATCTACCATTTACAAGTTCTCATTTATTTTTGGACTTCCTTTAGAATAGCACGTGTTTGGACATGTAAATGTGTTTGGTTCCTTGAATATATCAACTTAACTTGCAACTTAATTTAAACCAACATAGAAATACACATTACTTCGGTTATCTTTAATACCAACTTCCATACCAAGCCACAATGGACAAGTTATAACTTCATACCCAACTTAGACAAAACCAACGTTAAAAATTTATTTTAATTTGGTTTCCACACTGCACCTGCAATACCAACACATTCCAGTTTTTACCCTCTATTTTCATTGTTCCTTAAAATTGCATGACCTATTTGCTGAATTCTGTACAATAAACCATTCCATGCAGTTGTATATCAAAATGATTGAAGAATTTCATATTCAAATAAATTTAATTTTACTTTATTTCAATATTCATGCAACCTCAATACATCAATAATGTCGACTATAACTATAGTTGTTCTTGAATCATATAAACTATTAAATGAAAATACAGGATATAATGCACATATAAATTACCAATTTTGTAAATTAGATAACCGGAATATTTTAACCATTAGGATTAAAGATTAGATCAAATCTACACAAACTTTTCAATATTTATTCGTATATATCTTCTTAGATTTACAAATTAAATCTGTTAACTACTCTATTATTCTATCCCTGATATTCCGGTTTAGGTATTTAACAAATTCCTTGCTAAATTTTAAATTTTCATATCTTAACTAACTACAACTGACTTACGATTAGATTAGTCGATGCAAAAAGAAAAAGGATATACCTAGCGATCCTAAAAATCTTATGCTACACTATAAATAAACCTTCAGCCCCATAATACAATTCACACCTCGAAAAACATCAAACACTCAAATGGCAATGGTATCGACTAATGGTAATCTACCTCAATTGTAACCATTTTAAAATGAAGCAATTGCATTACATGCGAAATTATTACGATTAAGACGTAAAATAATTGATATGAATTATTATAGTAAATATTAGGAAGAATAGTAAAGGAAAATGTAATAAAACATTTAAAACATTGTAATAAATGATGCCAAATTAATTAAAAAATAAAATAAATAAAATGGTTACAATTACTTAAAAAAAACCATAACCTGCACATGCAGATTGGTCAGTGGTGTTTCATCTAGAATTTCGCTTTAACCCCAGCAACCGGAAAGTATAGAGCGACGAGTCACAAATACAAGCTTTCCATCATAGGCAGCTCCGTAGTGACCAGTTCATCCCTGAAAAATGATGATAGTTTTCTATCGTTAACCTCTTACGAATCAATCATTAATGGAAGTCTTGATTCCAATTTTCTGATTGGTCAGTGTATTTTTTAAACGTTTAATACCGTGATTTAACGTTGGTTAAATTACGGGTACCGGAAGTCTCAAACAACAAGCTCACATCAGTTGATGATATTCAGATACTTACAAAGTACTTAACATCGTGTAAAGTTTCGATTTTTCGATCTGGGTTTCTTCAGTTTGATTAATAATTTGAAGTTCTCAGTATAGTAGTTTTAACTTTATATTAGGATATTGTTTGCCTTCCATTTTTCAACGGGAGTTGACTTAGGATTTTTAGTGATCTATTGCAGGATTCAGCAGAGGCAGGGGCAACAGCTTAGAGCTTCTATAATGGCTGAGAAAGGGGAAGAGTCTTTGTGCCTCAAGATGAAACTCTGAGAAATAGCATGATAATCTCCTTTTCAACAACCATCATGAGTTCGGGAGTCCATTAACACTTTACGTTTTTTCTTTTATATTTCTTAAATTTGTGGAGACAGCCCTGATGTCTTCTGATTTGGTTTTGGTTTTGTAGGTTCCAAGCCTAGAATTTCTCCAGTGTTCAATATCTAACAAGGAAAACAATTAGATTCTGTAAAAATATGATTGGGTAAATGGCTGTAGAGTGTACAAGTAATGCCTGCATTATTGAATATATGTAACAGGTACTACTCAATGTACGGACCTGTGGAGAAATGTGATTGAGTTTGGATTTGAACTGGAGATCCATTCATCCATCGTTAAAAAGTGTGGTGGAGTGTAACAGGTACTAATAAATGTACAGACATGTGGAGAAACTAGCACAAGAGATTAGGAAAGGTGCTGCTTCTGTCAGTACTCTCTTACTGGCTTTTCTATGGAGCATATCTGACAATGGCAGGTCAGTCAGTACTCTCTTACTGGCTTTTCTATGGAGCATATCTGACAATTCTAGGCTACAATGAGACACATAAACTGATAATGAAATCATTGAAACAGAATAGGAGGTGAAGTTAGAAATAAGTTCTTATGTCTGAATGAAAGAGGAAATATATCTCTATATTTTTATTTACTTGTGAATGTCTTTATCTGCCACCATTGTTTAGGCTATGTGATAATCTTTTGAGTGATATAACACTTATCATCTCAGATGCATGTTTTCAGCTACCTTAAATTTAACTTGCATCCTCTCAAAGAAACAAGAAGACACTCATACTGAAGCACCGAGCTAAGAGTTTGTTCTTGACAGGTACCAGGGACGCTCCAAGAAGATCTGCTCTCTAAAATGAGTGCACCACCAAAGAGTGACGCTCCTCTTATCACCTTCAACGACCTTGCCGAGGCTGATGCGTTTGTCTTTGGCTTCCCAACAAGGTTCAGTATGATGGCTGCTCAGTTCAAGGCATTCTTAGGTGCAACTGGTGGCCTATGGAGGACTCAACAACTTGCTGTAAGCCAGCCAGAATATTCTAGAGCACCAGGGTCTCAAGGTGCTGGTCAAGAAACCACCGCGCATGTTTCTTTTCCAAATTAACCAACACCTCATTAACTACACTTGCTTCGGTTCTTACGTTTTGTAGTGTTTACTAGTGTTATCATTGATTTCTAACACAATTTGGTTTTGAATATTTTTTATCCGGAGTCAAAAACTATATCTTTAGAACTAACTCTATTTTTATAAATCTTGATCTTATACCAGTTATTTGTCTGGGAGTTGCTAAAAAAAAAAGAGATAACTTATTTGTCTAGGCAAGATAATAACGCTATCATACAAATTATACTAACCCCTTTTCTGAGGCCAACAAAACACCAAGAAAATACAAAACCAAATATTCTGTACACTGTTCAGATTCACGCATTCAAATTGAACTCAAAATTTTATTAGGTTTCTCACAAAGTTATTTGAATGGTTCCTATATTTTTGAACTGAAATAAAAAACCATAACCGAACTAGAACCAAACCAAAAATTAAAAAACGTAATTCCGCGCTTTTAAGCGCGGGTACTATCCTAGTTTATATTAAATTACTGTTTCGTACATGTTAATAACCATGGGGATAAATATAATCTAACAATTAGATAACTTTATGTTGTTATTAATTTTCGATAACAATTAGATAATTCCATCGAGATAATATGGGTTTATTAAAAATCTTAAATAAGGTAGTTATTAAATAGGTGTAGACAGTATATGGAGGAAAATATAAAACATATACTATATGATAAATATCATTTTTATCTATAGAGGTACACTTTCAGATCTATAAGGCTGTTTGATTTCTTTAAAGTTAAACCATCATATTTACTCATGAAGAACTGGAAGTAGCTCAAGAGGAACTTTCTTAATAACCGTAGTATCACCAGCTTCTTCCATGTCCAAAATTTTCTCCTCCTCGGGCAATCTCCAATCAAAATAGTAAAGCAAATTCAAGAGTCCCAGCTCGACGGTCGCAATCGCTGAAGCCATGCCAGGGCACATCCTCCGTCCAGAACCAAATGGTAACATCTCAAAACTCTGTCCTTTGTAATCCACAGGACAATCAATAAACCTTTCCGGGATGAACTCTTCTGGATCTTCCCAGTGTTTAGGATCTCTACCTATAGACCAAGCGTTAACAACTAGAAGTGTTTTTGGCGGAATGTCGTATCCTTGAATCTTGATTTGACTCATTGTTTCTCTTGGTAGTAACAAAGGACCTGCTGGGTGTAGTCTCAAGGTTTCTTTGATCACAAGCTTCAAGTACTGAAGCTTGTCGAGATCCTCTTCCTCGATTCTCTCCTTTTGTTTGATTCCGAAGCAAGTTCGGATCTCGTCTTGAGCTTTTTTCATCACCCGGGGGTTTCTAACAAGTTCTGCCATTGCCCAAATCATGGTGATTGCACTTGTGTCTACTCCACCGAGATATATATCCTAGGTCAACAAAGTCACCAGATGGTTAAGGACACAAAGACTCAAGATATATATATACTTCTAAAAATAGAAAAAAACTATTAATGTACGATTTATATACTTCTAAAAATAGGACATGACTTTTAACTAAAAGAGTTCAACTGCTTACTTGCATGATTCCTTTGAGATTATCAAAGTTGAGCTTGAAAGATTCATCTTGTTCTTGTTTATGCATAATATCTAAGATCGAATCAACGATATCAGGGCGATCTTTATTTGTTTTATCTTCAGGGTTCTTCAAGTGATCATCAATTATATGATTCAGCAAAGTATCAACCTCGACGAAAACTTGGTTAACTCTCCTATGTTGTCCTGACAAATAGTACAAAAACCATCCTAAACCAGCAGGTAAAAGATCGGAGCTACTTAGGGATGCAGTTCTCTGGACCTCAAACATGAGTTCTTTGATCCTTTCCTTATCGACATGCTTGTTCTCCTCAATCCACTGGAGACTTCCTTTGAGCCAACTCCTTCAGTTTCTTGACCATCAAGTCATTCTCTTCCTCTCTGATGTACCTGAAAGATCGAACTTTTTTGACGCTGAAAAAATAGAGAACAGAAAGCTTACGCAACTCTCTCCACGCCTCACCATATGGCCCAAAGGCAATGTTTGTACCATCACGCGAGAATGTTGATGAGGTGTTAGTCTTAGGTCTGGTACAACACTCGAGGTCATGTGTTTTAAGAGCTTCTTCAGCTGCTTCGCTCGATGAGATTACAGCCATTTGGATAAAACCTAGCTTGAGAAGCAACACGGGTCCATGTTCCTTGGAGATATCATGAAGACATCTGTGAAGCAATCCTCGAAGCTGGTGTAGGTTTCCGATGATCGGAAACTTTGGTGGGCTCGGGGGAAGGTTTTGTTTCGATTCTTTGATTTTCTTCACGAATATTAACGAGAAAAGGAGAAACGAAAAGAAATACAGAATAATCGACATTGTTTTCGTTGTCCTCTCTTTTGTGTTCTGTTTTTGGTGATTATTGAATCTGAGCATTAAGACAAAGAAAGAAACATACTTAAAGGGCTTCCTGACCACAGAAACATAAGTCAGTGTCCATTCATATAAAGATACCGTGTCGTTTAGTGC is a genomic window containing:
- the LOC106303119 gene encoding probable NAD(P)H dehydrogenase (quinone) FQR1-like 1, yielding MYRHVEKLAQEIRKGAASVSTLLLAFLWSISDNGRIGGEVPGTLQEDLLSKMSAPPKSDAPLITFNDLAEADAFVFGFPTRFSMMAAQFKAFLGATGGLWRTQQLAVSQPEYSRAPGSQGAGQETTAHVSFPN